Proteins found in one Magnolia sinica isolate HGM2019 chromosome 5, MsV1, whole genome shotgun sequence genomic segment:
- the LOC131245709 gene encoding crocetin glucosyltransferase 3-like isoform X1, with protein MAPPKSPSSPHIVMFPFMAQGHIIPFLTLAKLLDDRTPYTITFVSTPLNIKNLQSSLPPDTSIRLTSLPFNPSDHGLPSNAENTNSIPFHLFIHLCQATQTLQPSFYHLLTSISQQDCGPPLCIIGDIFLGWTVDVARQFDIFHVAFSSCGAYSMAAYFSLWLHLPHAKTRLETFQLPGFPETFRLHRSQLASYLREADGSDPWSVYIQKQISLSLHSNGMLCNAIEEMETTGLEIFRRIIAGIPVWCVGPLIPPSFIDSSSSSSSHSLKLSLGRTGKEPGISIDSCTSWLNLHHPRSVLYISFGSQNTISIPQMMELALGLEASGKPFIWVIRPPIGFDVSEDFRVEWLPEGFEERITETKRGMLVKKWAPQVEILSHGSIGGFLSHCGWNSMVESLSQGVPLIGWPMAAEQFYNAKMMEEELGVCVEIGRGVEEIVGREKVEKVIGVVMGGTEKGEDMKREAVRVGEMIKAAMRGGEGVEKGSSVAAIDDFIKTALSKRGVVE; from the coding sequence atggctCCTCCAAAATCCCCATCCTCCCCACACATAGTCATGTTCCCATTCATGGCACAAGGCCACATCATCCCCTTCCTAACTCTGGCAAAACTCCTGGACGACCGAACTCCCTACACCATCACTTTCGTAAGCACCCCACTCAACATAAAAAACCTCCAATCCTCTCTCCCTCCAGACACCTCCATCCGTCTCACCTCCCTCCCTTTCAACCCTTCAGATCACGGCCTCCCATCCAACGCTGAAAACACCAACTCCATCCCTTTCCATCTCTTCATCCATCTCTGTCAAGCCACCCAAACCCTCCAACCTTCTTTCTACCACCTTCTCACCTCCATCTCCCAACAagattgtggcccacctctctGCATTATCGGCGACATCTTCCTCGGATGGACGGTCGATGTCGCCCGTCAGTTCGACATCTTCCACGTCGCCTTCTCCAGCTGTGGTGCCTACAGCATGGCCGCCTACTTCTCCCTGTGGCTACATCTCCCACACGCCAAAACACGTTTAGAGACATTCCAATTGCCGGGCTTTCCAGAAACGTTCCGGCTCCATCGATCTCAGCTAGCTTCCTATCTGCGGGAGGCGGACGGTAGTGATCCATGGTCTGTATACATTCAGAAGCAGATTTCTCTTTCTCTACACTCAAACGGGATGTTGTGTAATGCCATCGAAGAGATGGAGACAACAGGATTGGAAATTTTCCGAAGAATCATTGCTGGAATTCCTGTCTGGTGCGTTGGACCGTTGATCCCTCCATCTTTCAtagactcttcttcttcttcttcttctcattctttGAAGCTGTCTCTTGGGCGTACTGGAAAAGAACCTGGCATCTCAATCGATAGTTGCACTTCATGGTTGAATCTCCACCATCCACGTTCGGTTCTCTATATATCTTTTGGCTCTCAAAACACCATCTCCATTCCACAGATGATGGAGCTGGCGTTGGGTTTGGAAGCAAGCGGGAAGCCGTTCATCTGGGTCATCAGGCCTCCGATTGGGTTCGACGTAAGTGAAGATTTTAGAGTGGAATGGTTGCCAGAGGGATTCGAAGAGCGGATAACGGAGACGAAGAGGGGTATGTTGGTGAAGAAATGGGCCCCCCAAGTGGAGATACTGTCACATGGATCGATAGGTGGGTTTCTCAGCCACTGTGGTTGGAATTCAATGGTGGAGAGCTTGAGCCAGGGCGTGCCATTGATTGGGTGGCCCATGGCAGCTGAGCAGTTTTACAATGCGAAGATGATGGAGGAGGAGTTGGGTGTGTGTGTAGAGATTGGGAGAGGAGTGGAAGAGATTGTGGGGAGAGAGAAGGTGGAGAAGGTGATTGGGGTGGTTATGGGCGGGACAGAGAAAGGAGAGGATATGAAGAGAGAGGCTGTGAGAGTAGGAGAGATGATAAAGGCAGCAATGAGAGGTGGAGAGGGAGTAGAGAAAGGGTCTTCTGTTGCTGCTATTGATGATTTTATTAAGACTGCATTGTCAAAGAGAGGGGTTGTCGAATGA
- the LOC131245709 gene encoding crocetin glucosyltransferase 3-like isoform X2 — MAPPKSPSSPHIVMFPFMAQGHIIPFLTLAKLLDDRTPYTITFVSTPLNIKNLQSSLPPDTSIRLTSLPFNPSDHGLPSNAENTNSIPFHLFIHLCQATQTLQPSFYHLLTSISQQDCGPPLCIIGDIFLGWTVDVARQFDIFHVAFSSCGAYSMAAYFSLWLHLPHAKTRLETFQLPGFPETFRLHRSQLASYLREADGSDPWSVYIQKQISLSLHSNGMLCNAIEEMETTGLEIFRRIIAGIPVWCVGPLIPPSFIDSSSSSSSHSLKLSLGRTGKEPGISIDSCTSWLNLHHPRSVLYISFGSQNTISIPQMMELALGLEASGKPFIWVIRPPIGFDVSEDFRVEWLPEGFEERITETKRGMLVKKWAPQVEILSHGSIGGFLSHCGWNSMVESLSQGVPLIGWPMAAEQFYNAKMMEEELEAVRVGEMIKAAMRGGEGVEKGSSVAAIDDFIKTALSKRGVVE, encoded by the exons atggctCCTCCAAAATCCCCATCCTCCCCACACATAGTCATGTTCCCATTCATGGCACAAGGCCACATCATCCCCTTCCTAACTCTGGCAAAACTCCTGGACGACCGAACTCCCTACACCATCACTTTCGTAAGCACCCCACTCAACATAAAAAACCTCCAATCCTCTCTCCCTCCAGACACCTCCATCCGTCTCACCTCCCTCCCTTTCAACCCTTCAGATCACGGCCTCCCATCCAACGCTGAAAACACCAACTCCATCCCTTTCCATCTCTTCATCCATCTCTGTCAAGCCACCCAAACCCTCCAACCTTCTTTCTACCACCTTCTCACCTCCATCTCCCAACAagattgtggcccacctctctGCATTATCGGCGACATCTTCCTCGGATGGACGGTCGATGTCGCCCGTCAGTTCGACATCTTCCACGTCGCCTTCTCCAGCTGTGGTGCCTACAGCATGGCCGCCTACTTCTCCCTGTGGCTACATCTCCCACACGCCAAAACACGTTTAGAGACATTCCAATTGCCGGGCTTTCCAGAAACGTTCCGGCTCCATCGATCTCAGCTAGCTTCCTATCTGCGGGAGGCGGACGGTAGTGATCCATGGTCTGTATACATTCAGAAGCAGATTTCTCTTTCTCTACACTCAAACGGGATGTTGTGTAATGCCATCGAAGAGATGGAGACAACAGGATTGGAAATTTTCCGAAGAATCATTGCTGGAATTCCTGTCTGGTGCGTTGGACCGTTGATCCCTCCATCTTTCAtagactcttcttcttcttcttcttctcattctttGAAGCTGTCTCTTGGGCGTACTGGAAAAGAACCTGGCATCTCAATCGATAGTTGCACTTCATGGTTGAATCTCCACCATCCACGTTCGGTTCTCTATATATCTTTTGGCTCTCAAAACACCATCTCCATTCCACAGATGATGGAGCTGGCGTTGGGTTTGGAAGCAAGCGGGAAGCCGTTCATCTGGGTCATCAGGCCTCCGATTGGGTTCGACGTAAGTGAAGATTTTAGAGTGGAATGGTTGCCAGAGGGATTCGAAGAGCGGATAACGGAGACGAAGAGGGGTATGTTGGTGAAGAAATGGGCCCCCCAAGTGGAGATACTGTCACATGGATCGATAGGTGGGTTTCTCAGCCACTGTGGTTGGAATTCAATGGTGGAGAGCTTGAGCCAGGGCGTGCCATTGATTGGGTGGCCCATGGCAGCTGAGCAGTTTTACAATGCGAAGATGATGGAGGAGGAGTTGG AGGCTGTGAGAGTAGGAGAGATGATAAAGGCAGCAATGAGAGGTGGAGAGGGAGTAGAGAAAGGGTCTTCTGTTGCTGCTATTGATGATTTTATTAAGACTGCATTGTCAAAGAGAGGGGTTGTCGAATGA